A genomic stretch from Bifidobacterium sp. ESL0769 includes:
- a CDS encoding type II toxin-antitoxin system HicA family toxin: MVQRKLLVKQIKKEAKAKGAEFYHRRQGGNHEIYYLNNRMIPIPRHKEIAKHQAETIMKEVAIALERKDKQ, encoded by the coding sequence ATGGTTCAAAGGAAGTTACTTGTCAAACAAATAAAGAAGGAAGCCAAAGCAAAAGGGGCTGAGTTTTATCACAGACGACAAGGAGGAAACCACGAAATCTACTATCTGAATAATCGAATGATTCCCATTCCCCGACATAAAGAAATAGCGAAGCATCAAGCGGAAACGATTATGAAAGAAGTCGCAATCGCTCTAGAAAGGAAAGATAAGCAATGA
- a CDS encoding FGGY-family carbohydrate kinase — protein MAVAKDTTEQVAAIAEKIRAGKTSLGIEFGSTRIKAVLIDDTYTTIAAGDHGWENHLENGLWTYSLDEVWSGLQAAYASLAYDVENAYGEKLTKIGTMGFSAMMHGYLAFDKDGKLLVPFRTWRNSNTHDAHEKLSELFQYNIPERWSIAHLYQCVLNKEDHVANVAFFTTLAGYVHWKLTGKKVLGIDDASGMFPIDPETRSWNQHMLAQFSALPEVAAQPWKIEDLLPTPLVAGSDAGTLTAEGAKLLDPSGILQPGTPLAPPEGDSGTGMVATNSVRVGTGNVSAGTSIFASVVLDHPLERLHPEVDLVSTPAGDPCGMSHANNFTSDLNAWMKVFSEFAKAIGTPLDAGTLYGTLFRTAIGPDADDNAGGLINYCFYSGEFLAGLEEGRPVFARGPESHMNLANFMRAQLFGAFSPVKIGMDIMTKDEHVKVDSMVGHGGIFTTPKVAQKILAAAFDTPIKVMSTAAEGGAWGMAVLADYLWHKDTPLDKYLDKRVFADAQSTTEEPDPKDVAGFEDFFARFTKALPIEKAAIKTIDLES, from the coding sequence ATGGCAGTTGCAAAAGACACCACGGAGCAGGTGGCGGCGATAGCGGAGAAGATACGCGCAGGCAAGACCTCGCTCGGTATCGAATTTGGATCCACCCGCATCAAGGCCGTGCTTATTGATGACACGTATACCACGATTGCCGCCGGCGATCATGGATGGGAAAATCACCTCGAAAACGGGCTGTGGACCTACTCTCTTGACGAGGTGTGGTCCGGCCTGCAGGCGGCGTATGCGTCGCTCGCCTATGATGTCGAAAACGCTTACGGCGAGAAGCTGACGAAGATCGGCACGATGGGCTTCTCAGCGATGATGCACGGCTATCTCGCTTTCGATAAAGACGGCAAGTTGCTCGTCCCGTTCCGCACGTGGCGCAATTCCAACACGCATGATGCACACGAAAAGCTTTCCGAACTTTTCCAGTACAACATTCCCGAACGCTGGTCAATCGCGCATCTTTATCAGTGCGTTCTCAATAAGGAAGATCACGTAGCAAACGTCGCGTTCTTCACCACGCTCGCCGGTTATGTCCACTGGAAGCTCACCGGCAAGAAGGTGCTCGGCATCGACGATGCATCGGGCATGTTCCCGATCGATCCGGAAACCCGCAGTTGGAACCAGCACATGCTGGCGCAATTCTCGGCGCTTCCGGAAGTCGCGGCCCAGCCTTGGAAGATCGAGGATTTGCTGCCCACCCCGCTGGTGGCCGGAAGTGATGCGGGAACACTGACAGCCGAGGGTGCGAAACTGCTCGATCCGAGCGGCATCTTGCAACCCGGTACGCCGCTGGCCCCTCCGGAAGGCGATTCCGGCACCGGTATGGTCGCTACGAATTCTGTGCGCGTGGGCACCGGCAACGTCTCGGCTGGAACCTCGATTTTTGCCTCCGTCGTGCTCGATCATCCGCTCGAGCGTCTGCACCCCGAAGTCGATCTGGTCTCGACCCCGGCGGGCGACCCCTGCGGCATGAGCCACGCCAACAATTTCACCTCCGATTTGAATGCTTGGATGAAGGTCTTCAGCGAATTCGCCAAGGCCATCGGCACCCCGCTCGACGCCGGCACGCTCTATGGCACGCTGTTCCGCACGGCCATCGGGCCTGACGCCGATGACAACGCAGGCGGGCTCATCAACTACTGCTTCTACTCCGGAGAGTTCCTGGCAGGGCTTGAGGAAGGCCGTCCGGTCTTCGCCCGTGGCCCGGAAAGTCACATGAACCTCGCGAACTTCATGCGTGCCCAACTTTTCGGCGCGTTCTCGCCGGTCAAGATCGGCATGGACATCATGACCAAGGACGAGCATGTCAAGGTCGACTCGATGGTCGGTCACGGCGGCATTTTCACCACCCCGAAGGTGGCGCAGAAGATTCTTGCCGCTGCGTTCGACACCCCGATCAAGGTCATGTCGACGGCGGCGGAAGGCGGCGCCTGGGGTATGGCGGTGCTCGCCGATTACCTCTGGCACAAAGATACCCCGCTTGATAAGTACCTCGACAAGCGTGTCTTCGCCGATGCCCAATCGACCACCGAAGAGCCCGATCCGAAGGATGTCGCCGGTTTCGAGGACTTCTTCGCCCGCTTTACCAAGGCGCTGCCGATTGAGAAGGCCGCCATCAAGACCATTGACTTGGAAAGCTGA